The following are encoded together in the Paludisphaera mucosa genome:
- a CDS encoding DUF1559 domain-containing protein — MLRSDRKARGFTLIELLVVIAIIAVLIALLLPAVQSAREAARRAQCINNLKQIGLAMHNYHSANNSFPMGVAASYNTLNGSNPCVAWSGWSVHSLLLTSMEQTAIYNAANFQLDPLQGVGWDINQTSWSTKIASFLCPSDGNAGKAGYNSYYASRGTTFDADYQVSQNAPPNCGGTKSTGVFSYQTTYGISDITDGTSNTVAFSEGLVGANDNRARPFLTGVNVDSLSSIGSDPTKSQDAGGMLAMGEMPPGAAFSSVLQTCSQAFQTATSGGGLSSNRGGHWAWGTEGFTLFNTLVPPNSTQYTWSTCRFGCGTCGVGSADHTHLTNANSNHSGGVNVLFGDGSTRFVKNSVAMNIWWALGTKNGGEIISSDAY; from the coding sequence ATGCTACGTTCCGATAGGAAAGCGCGTGGCTTCACGCTGATCGAACTGCTGGTGGTCATCGCCATCATCGCCGTCTTGATCGCCCTCCTCCTCCCGGCCGTGCAGTCGGCCCGCGAGGCCGCCCGCCGCGCCCAGTGCATCAACAATCTGAAGCAGATCGGCCTGGCGATGCACAACTACCACTCGGCGAACAATTCGTTCCCGATGGGCGTCGCGGCTTCGTACAACACGCTCAACGGGTCGAACCCCTGCGTCGCCTGGTCCGGTTGGAGCGTCCACTCGCTGCTGCTGACGTCGATGGAGCAGACGGCGATCTACAACGCCGCCAACTTCCAGCTCGACCCGCTGCAGGGCGTCGGCTGGGACATCAACCAGACCTCCTGGTCGACCAAGATCGCCTCGTTCCTGTGCCCCTCCGACGGCAACGCGGGCAAGGCGGGCTACAACAGCTACTACGCCAGCCGGGGCACGACGTTCGACGCCGACTACCAGGTCAGCCAGAACGCGCCGCCGAACTGCGGCGGCACCAAGAGCACCGGCGTCTTCTCGTACCAGACGACCTACGGCATCTCCGACATCACGGACGGGACGTCCAACACGGTCGCCTTCAGCGAGGGCCTGGTCGGAGCGAACGACAACCGCGCCCGGCCGTTCCTCACGGGCGTCAACGTCGACAGCCTGAGCAGCATCGGGTCCGACCCGACGAAGTCGCAGGACGCCGGCGGCATGCTGGCGATGGGCGAGATGCCGCCGGGCGCCGCGTTCTCAAGCGTCCTGCAGACGTGCTCGCAGGCCTTCCAGACCGCGACGTCGGGCGGCGGCCTCTCCTCCAACCGCGGCGGCCACTGGGCCTGGGGCACCGAGGGCTTCACGCTGTTCAACACCCTCGTCCCGCCCAACTCGACGCAGTACACCTGGTCGACCTGCCGGTTCGGCTGCGGCACCTGCGGCGTCGGCTCGGCGGACCACACCCACCTGACGAACGCCAACAGCAACCACTCCGGCGGCGTGAACGTCCTCTTCGGCGACGGCAGCACCCGGTTCGTCAAGAACTCGGTCGCCATGAACATCTGGTGGGCCCTCGGCACCAAGAACGGCGGCGAGATCATCAGCTCCGACGCCTATTGA